In Schistocerca cancellata isolate TAMUIC-IGC-003103 chromosome 7, iqSchCanc2.1, whole genome shotgun sequence, a genomic segment contains:
- the LOC126092848 gene encoding facilitated trehalose transporter Tret1-2 homolog, whose amino-acid sequence MAGAKGPRAVAMQFLAAFLANVVAMNTGYIVGWSAVSLPVLESNTTEPSVNPLDRPLTRDESSWVASLMIMASMPGPAVSSAVSRRWGYKLAGYLLGAFDILAGLTVMFAPSFPVLLVGRVLTGFGAGCSPVVSTTYISEAAQEHVRGSLGTFFALMFNAGVLAAYIVGAVAPYRIVCAGAVVLPALYLCSFFFLPESPQYLLSKGRSEEAAESLRWFRAAGHDVDAELKALQSTLSSGTVEEGHKRLSVPEFFKDRAARRGLIALVVLILNQQLSGGMTILNYVVEMLSSTGNAGSAAWSAVVVATLQFAATFLSSALVDRAGRRPLLLATNAGMAACLTALGGYFFAQASGYDVEPVWWLPASVMSFSLVLGAIGIGSLLFVILNELFSPDALPVAISVGLALQTVATTAVVKLYVVLVVWLQPYGCYWFYAVSCILSNVYILLFLPETKNRPIKDIISDLRGESKKTRAHKHLYDQVAAVESQT is encoded by the coding sequence CGAACGTCGTGGCCATGAACACTGGATACATTGTCGGATGGAGCGCTGTCTCTCTCCCCGTGCTGGAGAGCAACACGACGGAGCCGAGCGTGAACCCGCTGGACCGGCCGCTGACCAGGGACGAGTCATCCTGGGTGGCTTCGCTGATGATTATGGCCTCGATGCCGGGCCCAGCAGTTTCCAGCGCCGTCAGCCGACGCTGGGGCTACAAGCTGGCCGGTTACCTGCTTGGCGCCTTCGACATTCTGGCCGGCCTCACCGTTATGTTTGCCCCGTCCTTTCCAGTGCTGCTAGTGGGACGAGTGCTCACCGGGTTCGGCGCAGGCTGTTCGCCAGTGGTGTCCACCACGTACATTTCCGAGGCAGCCCAGGAACACGTGCGAGGGTCGCTCGGCACCTTCTTCGCCCTGATGTTCAACGCAGGGGTGCTGGCCGCCTACATCGTCGGCGCCGTGGCTCCCTATCGGATCGTGTGCGCCGGCGCCGTAGTCCTCCCGGCACTCTACTTGTGCTCCTTCTTCTTCCTGCCAGAGTCTCCTCAGTACCTGCTCTCCAAAGGCAGAAGCGAAGAAGCCGCCGAGTCGCTGCGCTGGTTCCGTGCCGCCGGCCACGACGTCGACGCAGAGCTCAAGGCCCTACAGTCCACTTTGAGTTCGGGGACGGTAGAAGAGGGGCACAAGCGGCTGTCCGTACCAGAGTTCTTCAAAGATCGCGCCGCCCGACGCGGCTTAATCGCGCTCGTCGTGCTCATCCTCAACCAGCAGCTGAGTGGCGGCATGACCATCCTCAACTACGTGGTCGAGATGCTGTCGTCGACGGGCAACGCAGGCTCCGCCGCCTGGTCCGCCGTCGTGGTGGCGACCCTCCAGTTCGCAGCGACCTTCCTGTCTTCGGCGCTGGTGGACCGAGCCGGAAGGCGGCCCCTCCTGTTGGCCACCAACGCCGGCATGGCTGCTTGCCTCACAGCCCTCGGCGGATACTTCTTCGCCCAAGCCAGCGGCTACGACGTGGAACCCGTCTGGTGGCTGCCCGCCTCTGTCATGTCCTTCTCGCTCGTGCTCGGCGCCATCGGCATCGGGTCTCTGCTCTTCGTAATTCTGAACGAACTCTTCTCTCCGGACGCGCTACCCGTCGCCATTTCTGTCGGACTCGCCCTGCAGACTGTTGCCACAACGGCGGTTGTGAAACTCTATGTCGTGCTGGTCGTCTGGCTGCAGCCCTACGGATGTTACTGGTTTTATGCCGTTTCCTGCATACTTAGCAACGTGTATATACTACTATTTTTGCCAGAAACTAAAAATCGCCCCATAAAGGACATTATTTCTGATCTAAGAGGTGAATCGAAGAAAACTAGGGCACATAAACATCTATATGATCAGGTCGCTGCAGTCGAGAGCCAAACGTAA